A part of Paenibacillus donghaensis genomic DNA contains:
- a CDS encoding accessory gene regulator B family protein, with the protein MIDQIVYHVSRKAVGYGVIEDKDLPVFRYGLISILEIFMIMSTMLFISIGMNCLIEAAMFVGIISVYRSFGGGYHANTFKSCYFISLLIFVAGLTVIKWLPVELYDIAN; encoded by the coding sequence TTGATAGACCAAATCGTATATCATGTTTCCAGAAAAGCTGTGGGTTACGGTGTTATTGAGGACAAGGATTTACCGGTATTCCGTTACGGATTGATATCGATCCTGGAAATATTCATGATCATGTCGACGATGCTGTTTATTTCCATCGGAATGAATTGCCTTATTGAAGCCGCTATGTTCGTGGGCATAATTTCCGTATATAGAAGCTTTGGCGGAGGTTATCATGCGAATACCTTCAAAAGCTGCTATTTCATTTCATTATTGATTTTTGTAGCTGGATTGACGGTAATCAAATGGCTTCCTGTAGAACTGTACGATATTGCCAACTGA
- a CDS encoding alpha/beta hydrolase, producing MFVHGGGFLAGDKALGDPNGATAGIPAYRQIFFDLGYNLVAINYAFSPEYAYPVPVIQMTQAVKFLQENAEKYNLNMAKVVISGGSAGGNIIGKFAAIQTNPAYSQAVGIEPILTNNELKAAIFDSALFDSMRAHKTGNAIVDFAFGEMIRAYMQDSLLKDVDKNYIQSANFISNVTANYPPRLSTMVLFHHSLTKQQICTTGYWS from the coding sequence ATGTTTGTTCATGGTGGCGGTTTTTTAGCTGGAGATAAAGCATTAGGGGATCCGAATGGTGCTACGGCTGGCATACCTGCATATCGTCAAATTTTCTTTGATTTAGGTTATAATCTCGTTGCTATCAACTACGCATTCTCACCAGAGTATGCTTATCCAGTACCAGTCATTCAAATGACACAGGCCGTTAAATTTTTACAAGAGAATGCTGAAAAATACAATTTAAATATGGCTAAAGTTGTGATTAGTGGTGGGAGTGCAGGCGGAAATATTATCGGGAAATTCGCAGCGATACAAACGAATCCGGCCTATAGTCAAGCAGTTGGTATCGAGCCGATACTAACGAACAATGAATTGAAAGCTGCTATTTTTGATAGTGCACTTTTTGATTCAATGCGTGCACACAAAACAGGTAATGCTATTGTCGACTTTGCTTTCGGAGAGATGATACGTGCTTATATGCAGGATAGTTTGTTAAAGGATGTAGACAAAAATTATATTCAATCAGCGAATTTTATCTCTAACGTGACTGCAAACTATCCCCCTCGTTTATCAACGATGGTACTGTTTCATCATTCTCTGACCAAGCAACAGATATGTACAACCGGTTATTGGAGCTAG